From one Leptospira noumeaensis genomic stretch:
- a CDS encoding ATP-binding protein has product MKILKPIFLFVLLVFSFSGCESNKVENLPLAKKGVLDLRGWDFETMGNVALNGEWKIDWKNWNLAEDSNNSEFTVVPGHWTNSSFEKYPTGFAKFSLTILIPENTKTLYLQNGVTRNAFEILVGDESIYKSGIIGESYSTETPHLNVQTVAIPEVKNREIKLSLKISCFHYHICGVATPYSLGNHAGINKSFLEATSRDIFVLTSLLTLAFFHFVLYIFWRDEKTHILFASVCFLAAFRLLSIGETRFIYNYLPLGVYEIMVRVNGISFVLLYLSFVLYVKEIYNEEKYKLIYRVNFFVASLLFLALPLDLLTFSKFLAFHLVFSLISILGLLYPIIHGVILKKPGARLFLFSVIATMSLFSLDILTEFAKKGTAYLAQYGFLVFGLSQALFIADRMIENFKNKERLKQEKESAEAKVNFKTTFLSTMSHEIRTPMNGVLGMAQLLQQTNLTEEQKEYLNLIQFSGDNLLLLVNDILDLSKLESGQFELHLEPVPLQKFMNDCINLFKSQADPNKLKIELEFLNPPPAYLKTDQRRLAQILTNLLSNAVKFTEKGAVTVLVETIPLNENSVRLKVSVKDTGIGIPEDRIVNLFQPFSQVHSHLTEKTRGTGLGLTITKKLIEEMGGSITVQSVYGRGSNFVFQFASQFQSETIPTNEEFEKPEPIQKITKGSFLAEKYPLKILVADDDPISQKVSSLFLKKLGYSNLQTDNGEKTLDMVRSESPDLLFVDVQMPDMDGITVTKCIRQSKTITKQPVIIALTANVLEEEKQRCLSAGMDDFMTKPLLLRDLDFMIRKWAKKDLLPSNK; this is encoded by the coding sequence ATGAAGATATTGAAACCCATCTTCCTTTTTGTTTTATTGGTTTTTAGCTTTTCTGGCTGTGAATCCAACAAAGTAGAGAACTTACCTCTAGCCAAAAAGGGAGTCCTCGACCTCCGTGGATGGGACTTTGAAACCATGGGGAATGTGGCACTGAATGGCGAATGGAAAATCGATTGGAAAAATTGGAATTTGGCAGAAGATTCCAACAACTCAGAATTTACGGTAGTGCCTGGACATTGGACAAACTCTTCGTTTGAAAAATATCCGACTGGGTTTGCAAAATTCTCGCTCACCATATTAATACCAGAAAACACAAAAACCCTATACCTCCAAAATGGAGTCACTCGGAATGCTTTCGAAATCCTTGTTGGAGATGAAAGTATTTACAAATCAGGAATCATTGGAGAGAGTTATTCCACAGAAACTCCACATCTCAATGTACAAACGGTCGCAATCCCTGAGGTAAAAAACAGAGAAATCAAACTCTCATTAAAGATATCTTGTTTTCATTACCATATCTGCGGCGTGGCAACTCCTTATTCACTGGGGAACCATGCCGGAATCAATAAATCTTTTTTAGAAGCAACTAGTAGAGATATTTTTGTTTTAACATCTCTACTCACACTTGCGTTTTTTCATTTTGTTTTATATATTTTTTGGAGAGATGAAAAAACACATATCCTATTCGCCTCTGTTTGTTTTTTAGCAGCCTTTCGTTTATTAAGCATTGGCGAAACTAGGTTTATATACAATTACCTTCCGTTGGGTGTTTATGAAATCATGGTGCGAGTCAATGGGATTAGTTTTGTTCTTTTGTATCTTTCTTTTGTATTGTATGTGAAAGAAATTTATAACGAAGAAAAATATAAACTCATTTATCGTGTAAACTTCTTTGTGGCTTCCTTACTTTTTTTAGCTCTGCCATTAGATCTACTCACCTTTTCTAAATTTTTGGCATTCCATTTAGTTTTTTCATTAATTTCCATTTTGGGATTACTATACCCGATCATTCATGGTGTAATTTTAAAAAAACCAGGTGCTCGTTTGTTTTTGTTTTCTGTGATTGCAACGATGTCTTTATTTTCTTTAGATATACTCACTGAATTTGCAAAAAAAGGAACCGCCTATCTTGCACAATATGGATTTTTAGTTTTTGGCCTCTCGCAAGCTCTATTCATTGCGGATAGGATGATAGAAAATTTCAAAAACAAGGAAAGACTCAAACAAGAAAAAGAAAGTGCAGAGGCAAAAGTAAATTTCAAAACTACCTTTCTTTCTACAATGAGTCATGAAATCAGGACTCCAATGAATGGAGTTTTGGGAATGGCTCAGTTACTACAACAAACCAATTTAACAGAAGAACAAAAAGAATATTTAAACCTAATTCAATTTAGTGGAGATAACCTTCTATTACTCGTAAATGATATTTTGGATTTATCCAAATTGGAATCAGGACAGTTTGAGTTACATTTGGAACCAGTCCCACTCCAAAAATTTATGAACGATTGTATCAATCTTTTTAAATCACAAGCAGATCCAAACAAACTTAAAATCGAATTAGAATTTCTAAATCCCCCACCAGCTTATTTAAAAACAGACCAAAGAAGGTTGGCACAAATATTGACGAATCTACTGAGTAATGCTGTTAAGTTTACCGAGAAAGGGGCTGTCACAGTTCTTGTCGAAACCATCCCATTAAATGAAAATTCGGTTCGATTAAAAGTTTCAGTAAAAGATACGGGGATAGGAATTCCGGAAGACCGAATCGTAAACCTCTTTCAACCATTTTCACAAGTGCATTCTCACCTTACTGAAAAAACCAGAGGGACTGGCCTTGGTCTCACAATTACAAAAAAGTTAATCGAAGAGATGGGAGGTTCCATTACCGTTCAAAGTGTTTATGGAAGGGGATCCAATTTTGTTTTTCAATTTGCCTCTCAATTCCAATCCGAAACAATTCCCACTAACGAGGAATTCGAGAAACCAGAGCCGATTCAAAAAATCACAAAGGGTTCTTTCCTAGCAGAAAAATATCCATTGAAGATTTTAGTCGCCGATGATGACCCCATCAGTCAAAAAGTTTCTAGTTTGTTCTTAAAAAAACTGGGATACTCCAACTTACAAACAGACAACGGGGAAAAAACTTTGGACATGGTACGTTCCGAAAGTCCAGATTTATTGTTTGTGGATGTCCAAATGCCTGATATGGACGGGATTACGGTTACAAAATGTATCCGCCAATCCAAAACCATCACCAAACAACCAGTCATCATCGCTCTTACCGCCAATGTCCTGGAAGAAGAAAAACAAAGATGTTTATCTGCCGGTATGGATGATTTTATGACAAAACCACTTCTGCTACGAGATTTGGATTTCATGATCCGAAAATGGGCGAAAAAGGATTTATTACCGTCAAATAAATAA
- a CDS encoding sigma-70 family RNA polymerase sigma factor: protein MNDLEFFLKWKHYLFSIAYRITGSYVDAEDIVQESYLRWLSIEKTNIQNHKSYLGSITARLAFDLLKKASRKKETYIGPYLPEPIPETAEDFDDEKINFAFLVILETLNPTERAVFILRELFDFDYEFISNIVGKNSENCRQILNRARNAIQSRKKKFEPDPKLHSQLLLEFSFACYNQDTKALTKLLKEDVIAYSDGGGKVHAARIPVPGIRRVLSLLIRTTQKATKSTEIYFGYANGSPALIGYSEEEPSVVQIFTTRENQIDAIFNLVNPDKLKAFRNKETLLKLGYLRKPKLWEWALLSVRRWIS, encoded by the coding sequence ATGAATGATCTAGAATTTTTTCTAAAATGGAAACATTATCTTTTCTCCATAGCATACCGCATTACAGGAAGTTATGTCGATGCGGAAGATATAGTTCAGGAGAGTTATCTTAGGTGGCTCTCCATAGAAAAGACAAATATTCAAAACCATAAATCATATTTAGGAAGTATTACCGCGAGACTTGCTTTTGATCTTCTAAAAAAAGCGTCAAGGAAAAAAGAAACATATATTGGGCCTTACCTACCAGAACCAATTCCAGAAACAGCAGAAGACTTTGATGATGAAAAAATCAATTTTGCTTTCCTTGTCATTTTAGAAACTTTAAATCCAACCGAAAGGGCAGTTTTCATATTACGAGAGTTATTCGATTTTGATTACGAATTCATTTCCAATATAGTTGGGAAAAATTCTGAAAATTGTAGGCAAATTTTAAATCGTGCTCGCAATGCAATCCAGTCTCGGAAAAAAAAATTCGAACCAGATCCCAAACTCCATTCTCAGTTATTACTCGAGTTCAGTTTTGCATGTTACAACCAAGACACAAAAGCTCTGACAAAATTACTAAAAGAAGACGTGATTGCTTATTCTGATGGAGGGGGAAAGGTTCATGCTGCGAGAATTCCTGTCCCTGGAATCCGACGTGTTTTATCTTTACTCATCAGAACAACACAAAAAGCAACAAAATCCACAGAAATCTATTTTGGTTATGCCAATGGTTCCCCTGCACTCATCGGTTATTCTGAAGAGGAACCAAGTGTTGTCCAAATTTTTACTACCAGAGAAAATCAAATCGATGCCATATTTAATTTAGTAAATCCTGATAAACTAAAAGCCTTTCGGAACAAGGAAACCCTTTTGAAATTAGGATATCTACGGAAACCTAAATTATGGGAATGGGCCCTTCTCTCTGTAAGGCGGTGGATTTCCTGA
- a CDS encoding NAD(P)/FAD-dependent oxidoreductase translates to MKPKILILGAGYAGIIAANRLDKQVKDAEIILVSESSGFQERIRFHEIASAGKRKERNIRDLLRTNISFVQTKVTGIFPKEKRIQLEGNNQNIDYDYLVITLGSSGIRQMNPNENSIQSKGAVSEFLKKRDLSKIQNLCIVGSGLTGIEMATEWKYFYPKSKVTIVDRNPFASSFSKQGRDYMRNFFVENKIQILDQMNIAGIEENEIHFENKTKLSFDCIVNCTGFQSPNLLKESGFKTNSQNQIYVDAFLRSLEFPEVFVAGDSAYLENSILRMGCVTALPMGAYVADHLANLIGGKNLSPFSFQFFGRCVSLGREVGMIQLTEGNDKPKEQIIKGKWGALVKEMVCKFTIVSLILEKKLPFRFYFWPKGNPIHGKNKLLQETIPVGDLVK, encoded by the coding sequence ATGAAACCAAAAATACTCATTCTCGGTGCAGGGTATGCAGGAATTATCGCTGCAAATCGTTTAGACAAACAAGTGAAAGATGCCGAAATCATCTTAGTTTCCGAATCTTCTGGATTCCAAGAAAGAATTCGTTTCCATGAAATTGCTTCTGCTGGGAAAAGGAAAGAACGAAACATACGTGATCTCTTACGAACAAACATTAGTTTCGTACAAACAAAGGTTACAGGAATATTTCCAAAGGAAAAACGAATACAACTAGAAGGAAACAATCAAAATATTGATTACGACTACTTGGTCATCACCTTAGGAAGTTCAGGGATTCGTCAGATGAATCCAAATGAAAATTCAATTCAATCAAAGGGAGCTGTCTCTGAATTTCTAAAAAAGAGAGATCTTTCAAAAATTCAAAACCTTTGTATTGTTGGTAGTGGACTCACGGGCATAGAAATGGCTACCGAATGGAAATACTTTTATCCGAAATCGAAAGTGACAATTGTAGATAGAAATCCATTTGCTTCTTCCTTTTCTAAACAAGGAAGAGACTATATGAGAAACTTTTTTGTAGAAAATAAAATCCAAATTTTGGACCAAATGAATATAGCAGGAATCGAGGAAAATGAAATTCATTTTGAAAACAAAACTAAATTATCCTTTGATTGTATTGTAAATTGTACCGGATTTCAAAGTCCAAATTTACTCAAAGAATCTGGATTCAAAACCAATTCACAAAATCAAATCTATGTAGATGCTTTTTTACGTTCCCTTGAATTCCCGGAAGTTTTTGTTGCCGGCGATTCTGCTTATTTAGAAAACTCTATTTTACGTATGGGTTGTGTGACCGCATTGCCAATGGGGGCCTATGTTGCCGATCACTTAGCCAATTTAATTGGAGGAAAAAACTTATCCCCTTTTTCGTTTCAGTTTTTTGGAAGATGTGTCTCTCTTGGTCGAGAAGTCGGGATGATCCAATTAACAGAAGGAAATGATAAACCAAAAGAACAAATCATCAAAGGAAAATGGGGAGCCCTAGTAAAGGAAATGGTTTGTAAATTCACGATTGTTTCGCTGATTTTAGAGAAAAAACTTCCATTTAGATTTTATTTTTGGCCTAAAGGAAATCCAATCCATGGGAAAAACAAATTACTTCAGGAAACAATTCCTGTTGGGGATTTGGTCAAATGA
- a CDS encoding OmpA family protein: MNWKNFLILYGFLLHIPFSFLYSQGFDRGKLILYGNGGGGIGSNSGTMEKKVEENNFPTNLVVNSPYTTLTSNFANYYILQTLVKNQTQLSSNVGELGFEYGLFRYIGIGLSASYQSITASKFRSVDQRDIALFALGSPEYGTLLRRLNDGEIYGLALQRKREIFSAPSADLSLFFHLQPNNPTDPYFRVGGGSGYEYKHGGATNRVFGAFGVRYHVNHRFFLNAEVEHSNVYMVKYEAPNSGFRNKGNFEETFVKFGMGVSFSVLGSNTPEPEIKTTKVVDSVSPEIPIQTKEPVVENKLDRFVFLASEIFDLPTSRIHLEGRARLDAIARSLENEYKDFDVQVITYTTPFREDVPGNYENYDLGFERSQAISRVLREKGVNSKRIIDSTQGSAMYNVDSKEKVVIELRKKN, from the coding sequence ATGAATTGGAAAAATTTTCTTATTTTGTACGGATTTTTACTTCATATCCCTTTTTCCTTCCTTTATAGCCAAGGTTTCGATCGCGGAAAATTAATTCTATATGGGAACGGTGGTGGAGGGATTGGTTCCAATTCTGGCACCATGGAGAAAAAAGTAGAAGAAAATAATTTCCCTACTAATTTGGTCGTCAATTCCCCCTACACAACTCTGACATCTAATTTCGCAAATTATTATATATTGCAAACTCTTGTCAAAAACCAAACTCAACTTTCTAGTAATGTCGGTGAGTTGGGATTTGAATATGGTCTCTTTCGATATATTGGGATCGGACTTTCTGCATCCTACCAGTCAATTACTGCATCAAAATTTAGAAGCGTAGACCAAAGGGACATTGCGCTTTTTGCTTTAGGATCACCTGAATATGGAACTTTGCTTAGGCGATTGAATGATGGTGAAATTTACGGTTTGGCACTTCAAAGGAAAAGAGAAATTTTCTCTGCACCTTCGGCAGATTTAAGTTTGTTTTTTCACCTCCAACCCAATAATCCAACGGATCCTTATTTTCGGGTTGGTGGTGGATCGGGATACGAATACAAACATGGGGGAGCCACCAATCGTGTGTTTGGTGCTTTCGGTGTAAGATACCATGTGAACCATAGATTTTTCTTAAATGCTGAAGTAGAACATTCAAATGTATATATGGTTAAATATGAAGCACCTAATTCTGGTTTTAGAAACAAAGGAAATTTCGAAGAAACTTTTGTAAAATTTGGTATGGGAGTTTCCTTCTCAGTTTTGGGTTCAAATACTCCGGAACCTGAAATCAAAACAACTAAGGTTGTAGATTCTGTTAGTCCAGAAATTCCAATCCAAACAAAAGAACCAGTAGTGGAGAACAAACTAGATCGTTTTGTATTCCTCGCTAGTGAGATCTTTGATTTGCCAACAAGTCGGATCCATTTAGAAGGACGAGCAAGATTAGATGCAATTGCTCGCAGTTTAGAAAATGAATACAAAGATTTTGATGTGCAAGTGATTACTTATACAACTCCCTTTAGGGAAGATGTTCCGGGAAATTATGAAAATTATGATTTGGGGTTTGAACGTTCCCAAGCCATCTCCAGAGTGCTTCGCGAAAAGGGTGTGAATTCCAAAAGGATTATCGATTCCACACAAGGTTCTGCCATGTACAATGTGGACTCCAAAGAAAAAGTAGTGATTGAGCTTAGAAAAAAGAATTAG
- a CDS encoding malate:quinone oxidoreductase, with protein sequence MKEKDTVRTKSDVILIGAGIMSATLGVLLKELAPHLTITVLERLDAAARESSNAWNNAGTGHSAFCELNYTIENEDGSIQTKKALQIAEWFEISKEFWAYLSGTKRILDADEFIHSVPHYSFVWGEENVSFLKKRFEALTKYELFKDLVYTEDKDTLTEWLPLVMKGRESSEPLAATKMELGTDVNFGTLTRAMFRYLESFPDVHVHYFEDVKDLERGENGFWHLTSNNIQTHEKEHHEAKFVFIGAGGGSLPLLEKSDIPEAAGFGGFPVSGQWLRCRNRDVIKQHFAKVYGKANVGSPPMSVPHLDTRIIEGKKELLFGPYAGFTTKFLKKGSYLDLVKSLEFDNIFPMLSAGMHNLPLTKYLISQAMQSHEDRIDALREYFPEVKSEDWELVVAGQRVQVIKKDEEEGGVLEFGTEVVSAKDGSLAALLGASPGASTSVSIMLEVLADCFPKEMQSDEWKSKLKTMIPSFGESMKEDPEVCISSRKKTEELLELNRGAGVSSRA encoded by the coding sequence ATGAAAGAAAAAGATACAGTTCGAACGAAGTCCGATGTGATACTCATCGGTGCAGGAATTATGAGTGCCACACTAGGAGTTCTTTTGAAAGAACTTGCTCCCCACCTAACAATTACCGTATTAGAAAGATTGGATGCAGCAGCAAGAGAAAGTTCCAACGCTTGGAACAATGCGGGTACCGGACATTCTGCATTTTGTGAATTGAACTACACAATCGAAAACGAAGATGGATCCATCCAAACCAAAAAAGCCCTGCAAATAGCAGAATGGTTTGAAATTTCCAAAGAATTCTGGGCTTACCTTTCTGGCACCAAACGAATTTTAGATGCCGATGAATTCATCCATTCCGTTCCTCATTATAGTTTTGTTTGGGGGGAAGAAAATGTGTCTTTCCTTAAAAAACGTTTCGAAGCCCTAACCAAATATGAGCTTTTTAAAGACCTAGTTTATACAGAAGATAAGGATACATTGACCGAATGGCTTCCTCTTGTAATGAAAGGTAGAGAAAGTTCAGAACCACTAGCGGCAACCAAGATGGAACTGGGAACCGATGTGAACTTTGGAACATTGACAAGGGCCATGTTTCGGTATTTAGAAAGTTTTCCCGATGTCCATGTACATTACTTTGAAGATGTAAAAGATTTGGAACGTGGGGAAAATGGATTTTGGCACCTAACTTCGAATAACATTCAAACACATGAAAAAGAACATCATGAAGCAAAATTTGTATTTATTGGTGCGGGAGGGGGAAGTCTTCCCCTCTTAGAAAAATCGGATATCCCAGAGGCTGCTGGGTTCGGAGGATTTCCTGTGAGTGGCCAATGGTTACGTTGTCGCAATCGCGATGTGATCAAACAACATTTTGCAAAAGTTTACGGCAAAGCCAATGTAGGTTCTCCGCCTATGTCTGTACCGCATTTGGATACAAGAATCATTGAAGGGAAAAAAGAATTACTTTTTGGGCCTTACGCTGGTTTTACGACTAAATTCTTAAAAAAAGGATCTTACTTAGATTTAGTAAAGTCTTTGGAATTTGATAATATTTTCCCAATGTTATCTGCCGGAATGCACAACCTACCTTTAACAAAATATTTAATCAGCCAAGCCATGCAGTCCCATGAAGACCGTATCGATGCTCTCAGAGAATATTTTCCTGAGGTAAAATCGGAAGATTGGGAATTGGTGGTGGCGGGACAAAGAGTTCAAGTCATCAAAAAAGATGAAGAAGAAGGCGGGGTTTTGGAATTCGGAACAGAAGTTGTTTCTGCCAAAGACGGATCTCTCGCAGCCCTTCTGGGAGCAAGTCCAGGTGCCTCCACCTCGGTTTCAATTATGTTAGAAGTGTTGGCCGATTGTTTTCCTAAAGAAATGCAATCTGATGAATGGAAATCTAAATTAAAAACAATGATCCCCAGTTTCGGGGAATCAATGAAAGAAGATCCTGAAGTTTGTATTTCCAGCAGAAAAAAGACGGAAGAACTTTTAGAATTAAACCGAGGAGCAGGTGTTAGCTCCCGGGCCTAA
- a CDS encoding metallophosphoesterase, translated as MKAFFLFLSVLTSLLGFIYYYSTFRLISGLSLNGPLVTLILFGIGALVLLVPLTYVMSRISKREKTQTFFAYVTFTNFGFFSILFTLVLLMDLLRLADLGIITQYSQILFSSLLRFGFPIDGVTEVKNFSLAFSTIALATALSSLGFYNAHVRLRYKRVKIPVKDLHPDLHEFKIVQISDVHIGSTIKEKFLRRVVSKINLQTPDVVVITGDLVDGPASTLKHHLKPLADIKSKYGTFYVTGNHEYYSGVLSWLPEIEKLGIHILLNQNQTLNVGNAKLLMAGVTDLTAGSMIKSHQTDPKRAMEGGESCDYKVLLAHQPNSIYEANKVGFDLQISGHTHGGQFFPGNILIYLAQKFVSGLHRYQNTQIYVSRGTGYWGPPFRLGAPSEISILELQPIE; from the coding sequence TTGAAAGCATTCTTCCTATTTTTGTCCGTTCTGACATCCTTACTCGGATTTATCTATTATTATTCTACCTTTCGTTTAATCTCAGGACTTTCACTGAATGGACCCTTAGTTACGTTGATTTTATTTGGAATTGGGGCACTGGTTCTCCTCGTTCCCCTGACTTATGTAATGAGCAGGATCTCCAAAAGAGAAAAAACCCAAACTTTTTTTGCCTATGTCACCTTCACCAACTTTGGATTTTTTTCCATTCTATTCACATTGGTACTTCTCATGGATTTACTCCGTCTGGCGGACTTAGGGATCATCACCCAGTATTCTCAAATTTTGTTTTCCAGTTTGCTTCGATTTGGATTTCCCATTGATGGAGTGACTGAAGTAAAAAACTTTAGTTTGGCTTTCTCTACCATTGCCTTGGCAACGGCTCTTAGTTCTCTTGGTTTTTATAATGCCCATGTTCGTTTGCGATACAAACGAGTTAAAATTCCTGTAAAGGACTTACATCCTGATTTGCATGAATTTAAAATTGTGCAGATCTCGGATGTTCATATTGGTTCGACCATTAAGGAAAAGTTTTTACGCCGTGTTGTCAGTAAAATCAATTTACAAACTCCAGATGTGGTTGTGATTACCGGAGATTTGGTAGATGGGCCCGCATCCACTCTCAAACACCATCTAAAGCCGCTTGCTGATATCAAATCCAAATATGGAACATTTTATGTGACTGGGAATCATGAATACTATTCGGGGGTACTTTCTTGGTTACCGGAAATTGAAAAATTAGGAATCCATATTTTACTGAATCAGAACCAAACTCTGAATGTGGGCAATGCTAAGTTGCTTATGGCTGGAGTGACCGATCTAACTGCTGGATCTATGATCAAATCCCACCAAACAGACCCAAAACGAGCCATGGAAGGTGGTGAATCTTGTGATTATAAGGTTTTATTGGCCCACCAACCCAATAGCATCTATGAAGCTAACAAAGTTGGATTCGATTTACAAATTTCTGGACATACGCATGGCGGACAATTTTTTCCAGGTAACATTTTGATTTATTTAGCTCAAAAATTTGTCTCTGGATTACACCGGTACCAGAACACACAAATTTATGTGAGTCGAGGTACTGGGTATTGGGGACCTCCATTCCGATTGGGTGCACCATCGGAAATTTCTATTTTAGAACTTCAACCTATTGAATGA